A region of Alphaproteobacteria bacterium DNA encodes the following proteins:
- a CDS encoding SUF system Fe-S cluster assembly regulator — translation MLRLSKMADYAGVVVMHIAAHPARSHTATSLADALGLPKTTVAKCLKTLAKNGVLTSQRGVNGGYMLARLPTEISIAEVITAMDGPVKMASCTDGHSGDCQIEKTCPMRGGWDEINADIYKLLRGKSLADMVKQV, via the coding sequence ATGCTTAGGCTTAGCAAAATGGCAGATTATGCGGGGGTGGTGGTGATGCATATTGCCGCGCATCCAGCACGTAGCCATACGGCCACTAGTTTGGCAGACGCGTTGGGATTGCCCAAAACTACCGTCGCAAAATGCCTCAAAACGCTGGCAAAAAACGGTGTTCTGACCTCGCAGCGTGGGGTTAATGGCGGGTATATGTTAGCGCGGCTGCCCACAGAAATTTCGATTGCGGAGGTGATAACGGCAATGGATGGTCCTGTGAAAATGGCAAGCTGCACCGATGGCCACTCCGGCGATTGCCAAATAGAGAAAACCTGTCCTATGCGCGGCGGATGGGACGAGATAAATGCCGATATTTATAAATTATTGCGAGGCAAAAGCCTTGCCGACATGGTGAAGCAAGTATGA
- the sufC gene encoding Fe-S cluster assembly ATPase SufC yields the protein MLQIKNLHTVLDGKQILRGLDLNVGAGQVHAIMGPNGAGKSTLSYTVAGRAGYEVAEGSIVFNGVDITHEAPHERAAQGLFLGFQYPVEIPGVTNMTFLKTAVNAQRKARGDAELDAMGFLKLIRAKAKDLGIEEAMLKRSVNMGFSGGEKKRNEMLQMALLEPKLAILDETDSGLDIDALKTVADGINRLRSPERSIVLITHYQRLLDYVQPDVVHILAGGKIVKSGDKTLAHKLEAEGYEGIIASAA from the coding sequence ATGTTACAAATTAAAAACTTACACACGGTGCTAGATGGAAAGCAAATTTTGCGGGGGCTTGATCTGAATGTGGGCGCTGGGCAGGTGCATGCGATTATGGGGCCAAATGGCGCGGGTAAATCTACGCTATCGTATACCGTGGCAGGCCGCGCTGGGTATGAAGTGGCTGAGGGCTCCATTGTTTTTAATGGCGTGGATATCACTCACGAAGCGCCTCATGAACGCGCAGCACAGGGCTTGTTTCTAGGGTTTCAATATCCGGTAGAAATTCCGGGCGTTACTAATATGACATTTTTAAAAACTGCCGTGAATGCGCAGCGCAAAGCGCGTGGCGATGCCGAGTTGGATGCCATGGGGTTTTTGAAGCTGATTCGGGCCAAAGCAAAAGATCTGGGTATTGAAGAAGCAATGCTGAAACGTTCAGTCAATATGGGTTTTTCTGGCGGTGAAAAGAAGCGTAACGAAATGCTACAAATGGCACTTTTAGAGCCAAAACTTGCAATTTTGGATGAAACCGATTCGGGGCTGGATATTGATGCGCTTAAAACCGTAGCCGATGGAATTAATCGTTTGCGCTCGCCTGAGCGCTCTATTGTGCTGATTACGCATTATCAGCGTTTGTTGGATTATGTGCAACCGGATGTAGTGCATATTTTGGCCGGAGGAAAAATTGTGAAATCCGGCGATAAAACCTTAGCACATAAGTTGGAAGCTGAGGGTTATGAAGGCATTATTGCCAGCGCAGCATAA
- the sufB gene encoding Fe-S cluster assembly protein SufB, with protein sequence MSTQAIDDAIGQKYKYGFSTEIEMEYAPLGVNEDIVRLISAKKEEPEWMLEWRLKAFAIWKQMVEPDWALLNIEPIDYQSIYYYAAPKGTQNKPKSLDEIDPELLRTYEKLGIPLKEQEILTGVREGVAVDAVFDSVSVATTFRSKLAEAGVIFCPISEAIREHPELVKKYLGSVVPQGDNFFAALNCAVFTDGSFVYIPEGVRCPMELSTYFRINAKNTGQFERTLIVAEKGSYVSYLEGCTAPMRDENQLHAAVVELVTMEDAEIRYSTVQNWYPGDENGKGGIYNFVTKRGACRGDRSKISWTQVETGSAITWKYPSCILQGDGSQGEFYSVAITNNAQQADTGTKMVHIGKNTRSRIISKGISAGKANNTYRGLVKMLAGAENAQNYTQCDSMLVGDKCGAHTVPYIEVRNPSAKVEHEATTSRISEDQLFYCQQRGLNDEEALALIVNGFCKEVLQVLPMEFAVEAQKLVGISLEGSVG encoded by the coding sequence ATGAGTACACAAGCAATAGATGATGCCATTGGCCAAAAATACAAATATGGATTTTCCACCGAAATAGAGATGGAATACGCTCCTCTTGGTGTGAACGAAGATATTGTACGCCTCATTTCAGCGAAAAAAGAAGAACCGGAATGGATGTTGGAGTGGCGACTTAAGGCCTTTGCTATCTGGAAACAGATGGTAGAGCCGGATTGGGCTTTGCTAAATATTGAACCAATAGATTATCAGAGCATCTATTATTATGCCGCACCAAAAGGCACACAAAACAAGCCCAAAAGTCTGGATGAAATAGATCCGGAATTGCTTCGTACCTACGAAAAGCTTGGGATTCCGCTGAAAGAACAAGAAATCTTAACCGGTGTACGTGAGGGCGTAGCGGTGGATGCGGTGTTTGATAGCGTGAGTGTGGCAACCACATTCCGCAGCAAACTGGCGGAAGCGGGTGTGATTTTTTGCCCGATTTCTGAGGCAATTCGTGAACATCCGGAATTGGTAAAGAAATATCTTGGCTCGGTAGTGCCGCAGGGAGATAATTTTTTTGCTGCATTAAATTGCGCGGTGTTTACCGACGGCTCGTTTGTATACATTCCTGAAGGAGTGCGTTGCCCTATGGAACTTTCTACGTATTTTCGGATTAATGCGAAAAATACCGGACAGTTTGAACGTACTTTAATTGTGGCAGAGAAGGGTAGTTATGTGAGCTATCTGGAAGGCTGCACAGCGCCAATGCGCGATGAGAATCAACTTCATGCCGCCGTAGTGGAGCTGGTGACGATGGAAGATGCGGAAATTCGCTATTCCACCGTGCAAAACTGGTATCCCGGTGATGAGAACGGCAAGGGCGGAATATATAATTTTGTGACCAAGCGCGGCGCATGCCGTGGAGACCGCAGCAAAATTTCATGGACGCAGGTAGAAACCGGATCAGCCATTACGTGGAAGTACCCAAGCTGCATTTTGCAAGGCGATGGCAGCCAAGGCGAGTTTTATTCGGTGGCCATCACTAACAACGCACAACAGGCCGACACTGGCACTAAGATGGTGCATATCGGCAAGAACACACGCAGCCGAATTATCTCTAAGGGAATATCAGCGGGCAAAGCTAATAACACGTATCGTGGGTTAGTCAAAATGCTGGCAGGTGCAGAAAATGCACAGAACTACACGCAATGCGATAGCATGTTGGTGGGCGACAAATGCGGAGCGCATACAGTGCCCTATATTGAAGTGCGCAACCCCAGCGCCAAGGTGGAACACGAAGCGACCACCAGCCGTATTAGTGAAGACCAGTTGTTTTATTGCCAGCAACGTGGTCTGAATGACGAAGAAGCGCTGGCGCTGATTGTGAACGGCTTTTGCAAAGAAGTGCTGCAGGTGTTGCCCATGGAATTTGCCGTGGAAGCGCAGAAGCTTGTGGGGATTTCTCTCGAAGGGAGCGTGGGCTGA